ACCCGAAAGGCGTGTGGCGACGCACGACGTTGCAGAGCTACCGCACCGACGACCCGGAGTGGGACGTCATCATCGACGTCGACGAACTGGCCCGCGCCGACGACGAGAACTGGGTGTGGTCGGGCGCGGAGGTCATCGAACCCGAGTACAGCCTGGCGCTGATCAGCCTGTCCCGCGGCGGCGCCGACGCCGTGGTGACCCGCGAATTCGACATGCGGACACGTGAATTCGTCACCGACGGCTTCTACCTACCGGAGGCGAAGTCCTCGGCGTCCTGGGAGGACGAGGACACGCTGCTGGTGTGCACCGACTTCGGTGCCGGTTCGATGACCGAGTCGGGCTATCCCCGGATCGCCAAGCGCTGGCGGCGCGGCGAGCCGCTCGACAACGCCGAAACCGTGTACGAGGCCGAGCCGACCGACATCCGCGTCATCGCCGGCGTCGACCGCACACCCGGCTATGAGCACACACGTCTGGGCCGCTACACCGACTTCTACAACCGCATCCGCTACGAGGTGCGCGACGGCGAACTGGTGCTGATCGACGTCCCGACGGACTCGACGCTGTCGCTGCACCGGGAGTGGATGCTGATCGCCCTGCGCACCGAGTGGCAGTTGGGTGACGTGACCTATCCGGCGGGCTCGCTGCTGGCCACCACGTTCGACGAATACCTCTCGGGTGCACGGGATCTCACGATCGTCTACGCACCGGACGCACACAGCTGCCTGTCGAGCTTCAGCTGGACCAAGGACAAGCTGATCCTGGTGACGCTGCGTGACGTCGTCAGCCACATCGAGATCGTCACCCCGGGCACCTGGGAGCGTCGCGACGCCCCCGACATCCCGCCGGTGGCGTCCACCGTCGTCGTCGATGCCGACCACCTCGGCGACGAGGTGTTCTACGACTCAAGCGGATTCACCAGCCCGTCGCGGCTGCTGCACGGCACGGCGGGCGGTCCGCTGGTGCAGCTGAAATCCGCACCCGCGTTCTTCGATGCCGACGGCATCGAGGTCGAGCAGTTCTTCGCGACGTCCGAGGACGGCACGCAGGTGCCGTACTTCGTGGTGGGCCGGCGTCCCGAACCCGCGCCGACATACCTCTACGGTTACGGCGGATTCCAGAGTTCGCAGACCCCGGGCTATGGCGGCGGGATCGGCCGCGCGTGGTTGTCGCGCGGAGGCACGTTCGTACAGGCCAACATTCGCGGCGGCGGCGAGTACGGACCACAGTGGCACACCCAGGCCATGCGCGAGAACCGGCACCTGGTGTACGAGGATTTCGCGGCCATCGCGGCCGACCTCGTACGCCGCGGAATCACCACCGTCGAGCAACTCGGGGCGTCCGGCGGCAGCAACGGCGGCCTGCTCATGGGTGTCATGCTCACGCGCTACCCGGAGTTGTTCGGCGCCCTGGTGTGCAGCGTGCCACTGCTGGACATGAAGCGGTTCCACCTGCTGCTCGCCGGTGCGTCCTGGGTGGCCGAGTACGGCAATCCCGACGATCCGGCGGACTGGGAGTTCATCTCGAAATACTCTCCATACCAGAACATCTCGGCGGATGTCAGCTACCCGCCGATTCTGATCACGACGTCCACCCGCGACGACCGCGTACATCCTGGGCACGCCAGGAAGATGACGGCCGCGCTGGAGGACGCTGGGCACCGGGTGTACTACTACGAGAACATCGAGGGCGGACACGGCGGTGCGGCCGACAACAAGCAGGCCGCGTTCAAGGGTGCGCTGACGTATGAGTTCCTGTGGCGCGCGCTCACCGGAGGTCTGCCGACAGTCAGGTGATGAGCTCCTCGGCGACCTCGGCTGCTCGACGGCGCAGGGCGGCGGTGAGCGCCAGCACGTCGGTACCTGCCGGATCGTGGGCGATCCGGTCCCGCAGGACCGCCATGTGGCCGCGCCGCAACTCGGTGTTGACATTGAACTTCACCACGCCGAGCTGCTGCGCCCGGCGACGGTCCTCGGCCGGGAGGCCGGAGGTGCCGTGCAGCGACACGGCCACCGGCAGCTCCTCGACGATGCGGGCCAGCCGCGGCCAATCAAGCTGCGGGCGTTGGCGATAGGAGCCGTGCACATTGCCGACCGCGACGGCCAGGCAGTCCACGCCGGTGTTCGACACGAATCGGCGCGCCGCGTCGGGATCGGTCAGGGCGCCCGCCTCCACAGCGAGGTCGATGTCCTCGTCACCCTCGACGCGGCCCAGCTCGGCCTCGACGGCTGCGTCGAACGGTTCGGCGAGCGCAACCGCACGCTCCACGAACCGGGCATTGGCCGCGTCGTCCAGGTGTGAACCGTCGGCCATGACAGCACCTGCGCCGAGGTCGAGCGCATGACGGATGCGCTCGAGGTCGGCGCAGTGGTCGAGCTGAACCCAGGCGGGGACCCGAGCCTGCTGCGCGACGGCGACCAGCGCCGTCACCAGCCGCGCACCTGCGGCATCGCGCATCGCGGCATCGGAGACCAACAGGATCACCGGCCTGCTCACGGTCTCGGCGGCTTCCAGTACGCCGACGGCGGTCTCCAGCGTGTAGCAGGTGAAGGCGGGCAACGGGTTTCGCGTCGCGCGGGCCGCGGTCAGTGCGGCCTTCATGAAACCTGTTGGCTTTCAACCGGTGCCGCGGCGCCGATGCGCAGCGCGTCGAGGATCTCGACCAGGGTGTCGTGGTCGCCCACGTTGCCGGGTACGACCACGTAGAGAATGTCGCGGCCGTTGCGGTCTTCGAGTTGCCACACCGACACACCGGGGCGGATCTGGCCGAGCACGAGGGCGGAGGTGGCGCCGATCCCGGCGCGGGCGACCTCGGCCGACGTGATGCCGCCTTTGGCCACCACGACCGACAGGTGCGGCACCGCTGCGCGCACCGCGGTGGTCAGCGCCGTCATGATCCGCTCACCATGGCTCAGCGTGTTGTGGTCGGACGACCGGTCGCGTTCGCTCATCAGCACGGCGAAGGACCGCGCGTCCAGCTGGGCGCGCAGCCGGTCGGCCGCGCGGCGGCCCTCTGCGTCGGGATCGTCGAGGGCACCCGCGGTGTCGACGACGACGGGTGCGCCCCACCGGTCGATCACGGGGGCCAGCTGTGCGGTGGCGCCTGCGGTGTGCGATCCGCACACCAACAGCGTCGGCCGCGGCCGGTCGAGCAGCGGTGCGCCGAGCAGCCCCGGACTCGTGACTCCGGCGAGTTCGGCGGCGACCGGAGCCGCGGTGCGTACCACGATCTTGCGGCCTGCGGCGTCGGCGATGGAGATGGCCTCGGCGATCAAGCGGATGTCGGCGTTGTCCACGGCATCGGGCAACACCACGGTGCCCGGCTGTGCGGTGCTCAGCACCGTCGCCAGACCACCACCGCGCACCGTTGCCAGCGGAACGGGAACGGCTGTGCGGCCCGACTTCTCGGCCACGTAGTCGGCGAGAACACCGGTGCTGAATCCGAACACCGGATCGGCGGCGTATTCGCTTTCGTGCGCGGGCAGGTCGTGGCCGCCGACGTTGACGTAGTGCACCCCGTCGCGGGTGGTGCGGCCACCGTCGGGGAACGCGGGCACGAACACCATGACGGCGTCGTCGTCGAGAAACACCTCGGTCTCGGCGAAGACGTGGCCACGCAGCGTCGAGTCGCCGCGCAGCACGAACCGGACGGCCACGCCGAGGCGTCGGGCGGCTTCTTCGCCGTCTGCCCGGATCCGGCGGACGAGGTCTACCGCGTCCGCCTCGGCGAGTGCGCGGCTGTTGGTCTGCACGTACACGCTCTCGGAGTCGCGCAGCGTCTCCTCGATCGCGTCCGCGCTGCACTCCAGCAGTACGCGAACCCCGCTGGCCGACTGCGTACCGGTGGGATCGTCATCCAGAACGATTGTCTTCACGGCGAAACCTTCGCTTTCGTTGCGGTGCCGGGTGTTTCGGCAGAGTTGATGACCGAGTCGACGGCCGCGCGCTGCGTGGCGCCCCAGGTCTCGCGCGTCAGGATCGTGCCGACGAGGCCGAGGACACCGCAGCCCAGGTACACCAGCGCAACCCCGGCCCACCCCAGCTGGGCGGCGACCGCTGCGGCGATCAGCGGGATGAACCCGGAGATGGCCGCCGAGAACTGATAGCCGATGGAGGCGCCCGACGAGCGGGTGTTGGTCTTGAACAATTCGGCGAACCAGGTGCCCTGGGTGGCGGCGAGCGCGTCGTGGATGACTGCCAATCCGATGATGTAGACGAGCACGATCAGGACCGTCGAGCCGGTGTTGACCAGCCAGAACATCGGAAATGCGAACAGGATCAGCAACGCGGTGCCCGCGTAGTAGACCGGCTTTCGGCCCACTTTGTCGGTCAGCATGCCGAACAGGATGGTGGTGACCGTGCCGGTCGCGGTGGCCGCGATGAGACCGGTGAGTGCGACGGCTTTCGTGGTGATCGGGTCGTCGCCGCTGGTGAGGTAGGACAGCATGTAGGTGACGATCACGTAGAAGCCGCCGGATTCGGCCAGGCGCAGTGCGATGATGCGCAGGATGTTGCGCCAGTCGTGGCGGATCACTTCCTTCAGCGGGTTGCTGACCACCTTGCCTGCGTCCTTGGTGTCGACGAATTCCGGTGATTCCGAAACCTTGAGCCGGATGATCATGCCCGCCACGATCAGCACCGAGCTCAACAGGAACGGCAACCGCCATGCGAGTTCGCTGTCGAGTTGGCTGGAGAGCAGGAAGACCACGTTGGCCAGCAAGACGCCAAGGGGCACACCGGCTTGTGGGATCGCGGCGTAGCGACCCCGCTTTTTCCACGGCGCGTGCTCGTATGTCATCAGGATCGCGCCACCCCACTCCGCGCCGAACGCGAGGCCCTGGACGACGCGGATGGCCGTCAGCAGGATCGGCGCCAGAATGCCGACCTGCTGATAGGTCGGTAGGAGGCCGATCATCACGGTGGCGACACCCATGACCAGTAACGCGCCGATCAGCACCGGCTTGCGGCCGATGCGGTCGCCCAGATACCCGCCGAGCAGGCCGCCGAGGGGTCGCATGGCGAATCCGACGCCGAACGTGGCGAAGCCGATGAGCACACCGATCAAGGGATCGTCGGCGTGAAAGAACGCGTCGTTGAAGTACAGGGCCGCGGCGGTCCCGTAGGCCAGGAAGTCGTAGTTCTCGATCGTGGTGCCGACCGCGCTGCC
This region of Mycolicibacterium goodii genomic DNA includes:
- a CDS encoding MFS transporter; the encoded protein is MDTPTIPAPAERARHGSPDKLRTAIGSAVGTTIENYDFLAYGTAAALYFNDAFFHADDPLIGVLIGFATFGVGFAMRPLGGLLGGYLGDRIGRKPVLIGALLVMGVATVMIGLLPTYQQVGILAPILLTAIRVVQGLAFGAEWGGAILMTYEHAPWKKRGRYAAIPQAGVPLGVLLANVVFLLSSQLDSELAWRLPFLLSSVLIVAGMIIRLKVSESPEFVDTKDAGKVVSNPLKEVIRHDWRNILRIIALRLAESGGFYVIVTYMLSYLTSGDDPITTKAVALTGLIAATATGTVTTILFGMLTDKVGRKPVYYAGTALLILFAFPMFWLVNTGSTVLIVLVYIIGLAVIHDALAATQGTWFAELFKTNTRSSGASIGYQFSAAISGFIPLIAAAVAAQLGWAGVALVYLGCGVLGLVGTILTRETWGATQRAAVDSVINSAETPGTATKAKVSP
- a CDS encoding four-carbon acid sugar kinase family protein gives rise to the protein MKTIVLDDDPTGTQSASGVRVLLECSADAIEETLRDSESVYVQTNSRALAEADAVDLVRRIRADGEEAARRLGVAVRFVLRGDSTLRGHVFAETEVFLDDDAVMVFVPAFPDGGRTTRDGVHYVNVGGHDLPAHESEYAADPVFGFSTGVLADYVAEKSGRTAVPVPLATVRGGGLATVLSTAQPGTVVLPDAVDNADIRLIAEAISIADAAGRKIVVRTAAPVAAELAGVTSPGLLGAPLLDRPRPTLLVCGSHTAGATAQLAPVIDRWGAPVVVDTAGALDDPDAEGRRAADRLRAQLDARSFAVLMSERDRSSDHNTLSHGERIMTALTTAVRAAVPHLSVVVAKGGITSAEVARAGIGATSALVLGQIRPGVSVWQLEDRNGRDILYVVVPGNVGDHDTLVEILDALRIGAAAPVESQQVS
- a CDS encoding prolyl oligopeptidase family serine peptidase — encoded protein: MADDDPHLWLEDITGDDALEWVRAHNEPTLEALGGDRFEAIRSELLEILDTDARIPYVRRRGEYLYNFWRDEANPKGVWRRTTLQSYRTDDPEWDVIIDVDELARADDENWVWSGAEVIEPEYSLALISLSRGGADAVVTREFDMRTREFVTDGFYLPEAKSSASWEDEDTLLVCTDFGAGSMTESGYPRIAKRWRRGEPLDNAETVYEAEPTDIRVIAGVDRTPGYEHTRLGRYTDFYNRIRYEVRDGELVLIDVPTDSTLSLHREWMLIALRTEWQLGDVTYPAGSLLATTFDEYLSGARDLTIVYAPDAHSCLSSFSWTKDKLILVTLRDVVSHIEIVTPGTWERRDAPDIPPVASTVVVDADHLGDEVFYDSSGFTSPSRLLHGTAGGPLVQLKSAPAFFDADGIEVEQFFATSEDGTQVPYFVVGRRPEPAPTYLYGYGGFQSSQTPGYGGGIGRAWLSRGGTFVQANIRGGGEYGPQWHTQAMRENRHLVYEDFAAIAADLVRRGITTVEQLGASGGSNGGLLMGVMLTRYPELFGALVCSVPLLDMKRFHLLLAGASWVAEYGNPDDPADWEFISKYSPYQNISADVSYPPILITTSTRDDRVHPGHARKMTAALEDAGHRVYYYENIEGGHGGAADNKQAAFKGALTYEFLWRALTGGLPTVR
- a CDS encoding class II fructose-bisphosphate aldolase, whose translation is MKAALTAARATRNPLPAFTCYTLETAVGVLEAAETVSRPVILLVSDAAMRDAAGARLVTALVAVAQQARVPAWVQLDHCADLERIRHALDLGAGAVMADGSHLDDAANARFVERAVALAEPFDAAVEAELGRVEGDEDIDLAVEAGALTDPDAARRFVSNTGVDCLAVAVGNVHGSYRQRPQLDWPRLARIVEELPVAVSLHGTSGLPAEDRRRAQQLGVVKFNVNTELRRGHMAVLRDRIAHDPAGTDVLALTAALRRRAAEVAEELIT